The Acidianus manzaensis genome has a window encoding:
- a CDS encoding AbrB/MazE/SpoVT family DNA-binding domain-containing protein — MEVKVYKKGIIVLPSEVRKKLNITEGSVLNIEVKDDTIILKKELSLLDAWGIFEGKADATEALKILEEERRKDIEKERKGNY, encoded by the coding sequence ATGGAAGTAAAGGTATATAAGAAAGGGATTATAGTTTTGCCTTCAGAAGTGAGAAAAAAGCTTAATATTACTGAAGGTAGTGTGTTAAACATTGAAGTTAAGGATGATACGATTATACTGAAAAAAGAGTTGAGTTTACTAGATGCCTGGGGAATTTTTGAAGGAAAGGCAGATGCTACTGAGGCTCTAAAAATCTTAGAGGAAGAGAGGAGAAAAGATATTGAAAAAGAAAGAAAAGGTAATTATTGA
- a CDS encoding PIN domain-containing protein translates to MKKKEKVIIDTGVLVNYFLKKEEKYRKIINEIYSEKEGLTLYLNLTELYYVLGRIIGKEASSTVLSLIKKSPIKILSINENLSIRAGELKLSYDFLSIVDSYLVALAEREKAKILTTDSSIAKAFKDTDLLN, encoded by the coding sequence TTGAAAAAGAAAGAAAAGGTAATTATTGATACCGGAGTTTTAGTCAATTATTTCCTTAAAAAAGAAGAAAAATACCGAAAAATTATCAATGAAATTTACTCTGAAAAAGAAGGTCTAACTTTGTATCTAAACTTAACAGAACTCTATTACGTTTTGGGTAGAATTATAGGAAAAGAAGCTTCCAGTACTGTTTTGTCTTTAATTAAAAAGTCACCCATTAAAATACTAAGTATCAATGAAAATCTAAGTATTAGAGCAGGAGAATTAAAGTTGTCTTACGATTTTCTTTCCATCGTTGATTCGTATTTAGTTGCATTGGCTGAAAGGGAAAAAGCTAAAATCTTAACTACAGATTCTAGTATTGCAAAGGCTTTTAAAGATACTGATTTATTGAACTAA